The Setaria viridis chromosome 9, Setaria_viridis_v4.0, whole genome shotgun sequence sequence AGAGGATGGAACAGTTCAGGGATCAAGTGAACAGCTAGTCTGCTCGAGGCGATGGTCCTCCTTCTGATCCCCTCGCTGACGGGCACCCCAGGGAGGAAGACGGCATGCAATGGCTTGAGCTTCATGTCAGAAGCATGCGTCCATGAGGCAGCAGCAACAGATTGCTGCAAAACCTGCGCAACTGGCAACagaaaagaattaaaaaaaCGCAGATGTTAAGCCACACCGGTATTAAACACAGCAtgcagttgcaggcttgcagctgaTTACTGAATCATCAAAAACGTCATTACCATGATAGCATCATAGCATACCCCTATTGCCGTTCACAAATGACTATCACAAATTAAGTTTAAATTTTGGTTCTCTGTAGGAGTGACAGGCATGAAAAACGTGTTTGGCTGATCATGGCGTATTGCTAGTGAGTAGTGACAGAAATCTGGTAGACATTGCTATCTTTATTTGATTATTTCGTTCTGCATCTGCATGGGCCTATCCAATGGACAGTCCGGGGGCCTGTCATTGTCGATGGCTCAAACAGCACACGATCACCGTTCACCATGACTGTTCCTCCAAATTTCAAGTTTTGGCACGTACCATCCTTCCACGAACGAAGGGCCGTGGCTCCTgtggggaggcggaggcggcggctgctgcgcgTACGGCGGCGGgtacatcggcggcggcggctgcccgtACGGCTGCTGGtacatcggcggcggcgtcccgtACGGCGGCGGGTAcatcggcggcggctgctgcccgTAGGGCGGCGGGTACATGGGCTGCGACGGAGGCGTCCCGTGCTGGTGATGGtattggtggtggtggtggtggtgctcgtcGACCCCGCGCTCCCCGTACACCGGTTGCTGCGGCGGCGtcccgtgctgctgctgctgctgctggatgtGCTCGTCCGTCCCGCGCTCGCCGTAGGGATCCATCGGGTACCCTGGCAGGTCACAAGAAACGGCAACATTTCCGAACGAACACGGCGATCAGCGACGTCTTCCGATCAACTTGTTAGGATTTGAAATGATTCCGCTCGCATGGCGGTCACGAGCGAGCATGGAGATGGATAGCAATAATCCAACGAGGATCTGAAATGCGTTGGGAGGAATCGGCGAGTCACCTGGGGgcggggacggcgacgggggcgCGCCGCCGGCAGGGCCCCCGTGGGGATTGCAGTAGCTCATCTCCCCGGCCTAGAGCAACGGCACGATCGGGATTGGAGATGGGATGCAATGGCGTGGTGGTCGCGTTTGATCTCGAGAGGAACAAAGGGGAAAACAGGAGAGGGTGCCGAGGGATTAGCAGGAGAAGATTATGCTAATTTGGTAGAGGgcatctttttttctctttcactCTCCCGAAAAGCTATAGCTATTCTTGGGGGGAAAATTAGGTGCGGACGGTCCCAAAGCACTCACCGTGCGGACCATACTCCAGAATCGTGCCGCGTGGCGACTCAGTCCATCTAACGACTGCTCAGGGGCACGTACCTCCACCTGGGAAAGGCTCAGCCCGGCTCCCACCAAAAGACCAACGTGCGGCTCAGCTCCCAGTCCCGGAGAGGTCAACACCGGAACTCGGCTCCCAACGTAGAAACGCACCCTTATCATCGCCGGCTCGCCACACCCCCATCCACCAAACTGCCGCCGATGCTACCTTCGTTGTCCACCACCATGCTTCCTTCGTTGTCCGCCACCGTCCTACCACCCCCTCATCTGCTAGTGCAGTTGCTTCGTTCTGCGCCCTGTATACCTCAACTGGTGTCGGCGCAGTCGCCTTGTCCGTCCCTCCCATACGCCCTGATTTTCTTCAAATAGCTTTCCTCCCTTTAGACCGTAAACGATTCATGTATGCTACGTGATTTGGACCTGAAgcctgtgaatctg is a genomic window containing:
- the LOC117840369 gene encoding uncharacterized protein, with the translated sequence MDPYGERGTDEHIQQQQQQHGTPPQQPVYGERGVDEHHHHHHQYHHQHGTPPSQPMYPPPYGQQPPPMYPPPYGTPPPMYQQPYGQPPPPMYPPPYAQQPPPPPPHRSHGPSFVEGCCAGFAAICCCCLMDACF